Proteins from one Loktanella sp. M215 genomic window:
- a CDS encoding D-alanine--D-alanine ligase, whose protein sequence is MSSRTSPKVAVLMGGPSAEREVSLSTGHECAQALRDEGYDVVELDAGADLAARLADIAPDVVFNALHGRWGEDGCVQGLLEWMRIPYTHSGVLASALALDKQRTKAAYRAAGLPVVESVIASADDVRSRHVMPPPYVVKPNNEGSSVGIYLVHDGANGPPQLSAEMPDSVMVETYAPGREMTVTVMGDRALTVTDILTDGWYDYDAKYKPGGSRHVVPAEIPADIFEACMDYAVRAHDALGCRGISRTDFRWDEARGMDGLILLETNTQPGMTPTSLSPEQAAHAGLSFGALCRWLVEDASCGR, encoded by the coding sequence ATGTCGAGCAGGACAAGCCCCAAGGTTGCAGTGTTGATGGGCGGTCCGTCCGCAGAGCGTGAAGTCTCACTCTCGACGGGTCACGAATGTGCACAGGCCTTGCGGGACGAGGGATACGATGTGGTGGAGCTGGACGCGGGTGCTGACCTTGCGGCGCGGCTGGCCGATATCGCACCCGACGTCGTCTTTAACGCATTGCACGGCCGCTGGGGCGAGGACGGTTGCGTTCAGGGCCTGCTGGAGTGGATGCGCATTCCCTACACCCATTCGGGCGTGCTCGCCTCGGCCCTCGCACTGGACAAGCAGCGGACCAAGGCAGCGTACCGCGCGGCGGGGCTGCCGGTGGTCGAAAGCGTGATCGCCAGCGCAGACGACGTGCGGTCGCGCCATGTGATGCCGCCGCCTTACGTGGTGAAGCCGAACAATGAAGGGTCCAGCGTCGGCATCTATCTGGTGCACGACGGCGCCAACGGCCCGCCGCAGCTGTCCGCCGAGATGCCGGACAGCGTGATGGTGGAAACCTATGCGCCGGGGCGCGAGATGACGGTGACGGTGATGGGCGATCGCGCCTTGACGGTTACGGATATCCTGACCGACGGCTGGTATGACTACGACGCGAAATACAAGCCCGGCGGGTCGCGGCACGTGGTGCCGGCAGAGATTCCTGCGGACATTTTCGAGGCCTGCATGGACTACGCCGTGCGCGCGCATGACGCGCTGGGATGTCGTGGGATCAGCCGCACCGACTTTCGCTGGGACGAAGCGCGCGGGATGGACGGTCTGATCCTGCTGGAGACGAATACCCAGCCGGGCATGACGCCGACATCGCTCTCGCCGGAACAGGCGGCGCATGCGGGATTGAGCTTCGGCGCGCTGTGTCGCTGGCTGGTGGAGGATGCCTCATGCGGACGATGA
- a CDS encoding cell division protein FtsQ/DivIB, with the protein MRTMTAPARPRTRPVRDPAPSKWGYRWQRWMLTPGVRTGLRVGVPLLVVGLMVTAWAANDTNRAMIVAQYTQAKAAIQHRPAFMVTGLAITGADEELADVVTELVSVVFPVSSFDLDLEAMRKKVAEMPAVKDVFVRVGDGGALEIGITPRQPVALWRTAAGLRLIDADGVFAGDVAQRAERRDLPLIAGDGAEDDLTEALALFRTAAPVAERVRGLVRIGERRWDMVLDRGQRIMLPTEKPTVALDRVMQMEATQDLLARDVSVVDMRNPGRPTVRLQHDAVAATRNAGATGANN; encoded by the coding sequence ATGCGGACGATGACAGCACCGGCACGCCCGCGCACCCGTCCGGTGCGCGATCCGGCCCCCAGCAAATGGGGCTATCGCTGGCAGCGCTGGATGCTGACGCCGGGCGTGCGGACGGGTCTGCGCGTCGGTGTGCCGCTGCTGGTGGTGGGTCTGATGGTTACGGCCTGGGCCGCGAATGACACGAACCGCGCGATGATCGTGGCGCAGTACACGCAGGCCAAGGCCGCGATCCAGCACCGCCCCGCCTTCATGGTGACGGGTCTGGCGATCACCGGCGCTGACGAGGAACTGGCCGATGTCGTGACCGAACTGGTGTCGGTGGTCTTTCCCGTTTCGTCCTTCGATCTGGATCTGGAGGCGATGCGCAAAAAGGTGGCCGAGATGCCGGCGGTCAAGGATGTCTTTGTCCGCGTCGGCGACGGTGGTGCGCTGGAGATCGGGATCACGCCGCGCCAGCCCGTCGCCCTGTGGCGCACCGCGGCGGGTCTGCGGTTGATCGATGCGGACGGCGTCTTTGCCGGTGATGTGGCACAGCGGGCGGAGCGCCGCGACCTGCCGCTGATCGCGGGGGATGGGGCAGAGGATGACCTGACCGAAGCGCTGGCCCTGTTCCGTACGGCGGCCCCGGTGGCCGAACGCGTGCGCGGTCTGGTGCGGATCGGCGAGCGGCGCTGGGACATGGTGCTGGACCGGGGCCAGCGGATCATGCTGCCGACGGAAAAACCGACGGTGGCCTTGGACCGGGTGATGCAGATGGAAGCGACGCAGGATCTGCTGGCGCGCGATGTCTCGGTCGTGGACATGCGCAATCCGGGCCGGCCGACGGTGAGACTACAACATGATGCAGTTGCGGCGACACGCAACGCAGGGGCGACAGGGGCGAACAACTGA
- the ftsA gene encoding cell division protein FtsA — protein sequence MRDLYETQRAMRNVRKAAMQRGVIAILDVGTSKIACLVLRFDGPGRMPQMDGIGALAGQSQFRVIGAATTRSRGVRFGEIDAMQETERAIRTAVQAAQKMAEVRVDHVIACFSGANPRSYGLDGAVDVADGMVSEADIGRVLASCETPDFGHDRDVLHAHPVNFALDHRSGMADPRGQVGNRLATDLHLLTVDATAIRNIFFCIKRCDLELAGLASSAYTAGFSTLVEDEQELGAACIDMGGGSTGISVFMKKHMIYSDAVRMGGDHVTGDISMGLQVPMQVAERIKTFYGGVVATGMDDREKIEIGGDTGDWERDRRTVSRAELIGIMRPRIEEILEEVRARLDAAGFEHLPSQQIVLTGGGSQIPGLDGLAAKILGQQVRLGRPMRVQGLPQAATGPAFSGAVGCALFAAHPQDEWWDFDIPAETYPARSLKRAVKWFKDNW from the coding sequence ATGCGGGACCTTTACGAAACACAACGTGCGATGCGCAACGTGCGCAAGGCGGCGATGCAGCGTGGCGTGATCGCGATCCTGGACGTGGGCACGTCCAAGATCGCCTGCCTGGTGCTGCGTTTCGACGGACCGGGCCGGATGCCGCAGATGGACGGGATCGGCGCGCTGGCGGGGCAGTCGCAGTTCCGCGTGATCGGCGCCGCCACCACCCGGTCGCGCGGCGTCCGCTTTGGCGAGATCGACGCGATGCAGGAGACCGAGCGCGCGATCCGCACCGCCGTACAGGCCGCGCAGAAGATGGCAGAGGTCCGCGTCGATCATGTCATCGCCTGTTTCAGCGGGGCCAACCCGCGGTCCTATGGCCTTGACGGGGCTGTCGATGTCGCCGACGGCATGGTCAGCGAGGCCGATATCGGCCGGGTGCTGGCGTCCTGCGAGACACCGGATTTCGGCCACGACCGCGACGTGCTGCACGCGCATCCGGTGAACTTTGCCCTCGATCACCGCAGCGGCATGGCCGATCCGCGGGGGCAGGTGGGCAACCGTCTGGCGACCGACCTGCATCTGCTGACCGTCGATGCCACCGCGATCCGCAACATCTTTTTCTGCATCAAGCGCTGCGATCTGGAACTGGCGGGTCTGGCGTCCTCTGCCTACACCGCAGGCTTTTCCACGCTGGTCGAGGACGAACAGGAGCTGGGTGCCGCCTGCATCGACATGGGCGGCGGGTCCACCGGCATCTCTGTCTTCATGAAGAAGCACATGATCTATTCCGACGCGGTGCGGATGGGTGGCGATCACGTGACCGGCGATATCAGCATGGGCCTTCAGGTGCCTATGCAGGTGGCAGAGCGGATCAAGACCTTTTACGGCGGCGTCGTGGCGACCGGCATGGACGACCGCGAGAAGATCGAGATCGGCGGCGATACCGGCGACTGGGAGCGTGACCGGCGGACCGTCAGCCGTGCCGAGCTGATCGGCATCATGCGTCCGCGGATCGAGGAAATTCTGGAAGAGGTCCGCGCCCGGCTGGACGCCGCAGGGTTCGAACATTTGCCCAGCCAGCAGATCGTGCTGACGGGCGGCGGCAGCCAGATCCCCGGCCTTGACGGGTTGGCGGCCAAGATCCTGGGTCAGCAGGTGCGTCTGGGCCGTCCGATGCGCGTGCAGGGTCTGCCGCAGGCGGCAACCGGGCCTGCGTTTTCCGGTGCCGTGGGCTGCGCGCTGTTTGCCGCGCACCCGCAGGACGAATGGTGGGATTTCGACATCCCCGCCGAGACTTATCCGGCGCGTTCGCTGAAACGGGCCGTCAAGTGGTTCAAGGACAACTGGTAG
- the ftsZ gene encoding cell division protein FtsZ — translation MTLNLSLPGHDDLKPRITVFGVGGAGGNAVNNMIEKELDGVEFCVANTDAQALQQSKSTAKIQMGVKVTEGLGAGARATVGAAAAEESIEQIVDQLAGAHMCFITAGMGGGTGTGAAPIIAQAARELGVLTVGVVTKPFQFEGNKRMRQAEEGVEALQKVVDTLIIIPNQNLFRLATENTTFTEAFALADDVLYQGVKGVTDLMVRPGLINLDFADVRAVMDEMGKAMMGTGEAEGEDRAKQAAQKAIANPLLDEISLKGAKGVLINITGGYDLTLFELDEAANEIREMVDPDANIIVGSTLDTSMEGKMRVSVVATGIDALAKTGDVPVPRRSMSMTQPIRNPEPAQRREEPAAARAPQPEYREAPRQQPTAREERQPAPRQDERQQPAARQPAPRQEERQSAPRHEERSLFESMEDDRRQQPQDDYADMQDTGYEDDDALPPPAYRPRPEPEIEASESFVAPRAPAPGTPTPEAMARLQAAVGRQPRTGGVPRVTEQAPRAAEGEKPRFGINSLINRMTGQGEAPAQPAPRQQPQVSALRDQPRADPQADADQERIEIPAFLRRQAN, via the coding sequence ATGACATTGAACCTCTCCCTTCCCGGACACGACGACCTGAAGCCGCGCATCACCGTGTTCGGTGTGGGCGGGGCTGGCGGCAACGCGGTCAACAACATGATCGAGAAGGAACTGGACGGGGTCGAGTTCTGTGTCGCGAACACCGACGCGCAGGCGCTGCAGCAGTCCAAGTCCACCGCCAAGATCCAGATGGGCGTGAAGGTGACCGAGGGTCTGGGTGCCGGTGCGCGCGCGACCGTGGGTGCCGCCGCCGCCGAGGAGAGCATCGAGCAGATCGTCGATCAGCTGGCCGGCGCGCACATGTGCTTTATCACCGCAGGCATGGGTGGCGGCACCGGCACCGGTGCTGCCCCGATCATCGCGCAGGCCGCACGCGAGCTGGGCGTGCTGACCGTCGGCGTCGTGACCAAGCCCTTCCAGTTCGAAGGTAACAAGCGGATGCGTCAGGCCGAGGAGGGCGTCGAGGCCCTGCAGAAGGTCGTCGATACGCTGATCATCATTCCGAACCAGAACCTGTTCCGTCTGGCGACCGAAAACACCACCTTTACCGAAGCCTTCGCGCTGGCCGACGACGTGCTGTATCAGGGCGTCAAGGGCGTGACCGACCTGATGGTCCGTCCGGGCCTGATCAACCTCGACTTTGCCGACGTTCGCGCCGTGATGGACGAGATGGGCAAGGCCATGATGGGCACCGGCGAGGCCGAGGGCGAGGACCGCGCCAAGCAGGCGGCGCAGAAGGCCATTGCCAACCCGCTGCTGGACGAGATCAGCCTGAAGGGGGCCAAGGGCGTTCTGATCAACATCACAGGCGGTTACGACCTGACCCTGTTCGAACTGGACGAGGCCGCGAACGAGATCCGCGAGATGGTCGACCCGGATGCGAACATCATCGTGGGCTCGACCCTGGATACCAGCATGGAAGGCAAGATGCGCGTCAGCGTCGTGGCCACCGGTATCGATGCGCTGGCCAAGACCGGCGATGTGCCCGTCCCGCGCCGGTCGATGTCGATGACCCAGCCGATCCGCAACCCCGAGCCCGCACAGCGCCGCGAGGAACCTGCCGCAGCCCGTGCGCCGCAGCCCGAGTACCGCGAAGCACCGCGCCAGCAGCCCACCGCCCGTGAAGAGCGTCAGCCCGCACCGCGTCAGGACGAGCGTCAGCAGCCTGCCGCACGCCAGCCCGCTCCGCGTCAGGAAGAGCGTCAGTCCGCCCCGCGCCACGAGGAGCGGTCCCTGTTCGAGAGCATGGAAGATGACCGTCGCCAGCAGCCGCAGGACGACTACGCCGACATGCAGGACACCGGATACGAAGACGACGACGCGCTGCCGCCGCCCGCCTACCGTCCCCGTCCCGAGCCGGAAATCGAAGCGTCTGAAAGCTTTGTCGCACCCCGCGCGCCGGCACCCGGCACCCCGACGCCAGAGGCGATGGCCCGTCTGCAGGCGGCTGTCGGCCGTCAACCGCGGACCGGTGGTGTGCCGCGCGTGACCGAACAGGCGCCCCGTGCTGCCGAGGGTGAAAAGCCCCGCTTCGGCATCAACTCTTTGATCAACCGCATGACCGGTCAGGGCGAGGCACCGGCGCAGCCGGCACCGCGCCAGCAACCGCAGGTCAGCGCCCTGCGCGACCAGCCGCGTGCCGACCCGCAGGCCGATGCCGATCAGGAGCGGATCGAGATTCCCGCCTTCCTGCGTCGCCAGGCCAACTGA
- the lpxC gene encoding UDP-3-O-acyl-N-acetylglucosamine deacetylase: protein MQTTLRSILTFDGRGLHSGAPARLTLRPAAANTGIVFVRTDAAGQGARIAALWHNVEVSPLNTRLTQGDVSISTIEHLMAALSGCGVHNVIVDIDGPEVPIMDGSAAAFVRGIVSTGLTQMAAPLRAIEILDEVHVDHNGAWASLRPATSLQIDFEIDFPDAAIGHQHKTLNMANGSFVRNLSDSRTFCRNVDVDDMRSHGLALGGTMENAVVVDGARVLTPGGLRHADEPVRHKMLDALGDLYTAGLPILGRYTGYKAGHNLTNALLRALFAHPDAWRPVTCDAQIAARLPGVGVSVADLHAVA, encoded by the coding sequence ATGCAAACGACACTGCGTTCCATTCTGACCTTCGACGGCCGCGGCCTGCATTCCGGTGCGCCCGCCCGGCTGACGCTGCGTCCGGCGGCCGCCAACACCGGCATCGTCTTCGTCCGCACGGACGCGGCGGGGCAGGGCGCGCGGATTGCGGCGCTGTGGCACAATGTCGAAGTCTCGCCGCTGAACACGCGGCTGACGCAGGGTGATGTCAGTATTTCGACCATCGAACATCTGATGGCGGCGCTGTCGGGCTGTGGCGTCCATAACGTGATTGTCGACATCGACGGCCCCGAAGTGCCGATCATGGACGGCAGTGCCGCGGCCTTTGTCCGTGGCATCGTGTCCACCGGCCTGACCCAGATGGCAGCCCCCCTGCGCGCGATCGAGATCTTGGACGAGGTCCATGTCGATCACAACGGCGCGTGGGCCAGCCTGCGCCCCGCGACCAGCCTGCAGATCGATTTCGAGATCGACTTTCCCGATGCCGCCATCGGCCACCAGCACAAGACGCTGAACATGGCGAACGGCAGCTTCGTGCGTAACCTCAGCGACAGCCGGACCTTCTGCCGCAACGTGGACGTGGACGACATGCGCAGTCATGGGCTGGCGCTAGGCGGGACGATGGAAAACGCGGTGGTCGTCGATGGTGCGCGGGTGCTGACGCCGGGCGGGTTGCGTCACGCGGACGAACCCGTGCGGCACAAGATGCTGGACGCGCTGGGCGACCTTTACACCGCCGGGCTGCCGATTCTGGGCCGCTACACCGGTTACAAGGCTGGTCACAACCTGACCAACGCCTTGCTGCGTGCGCTGTTCGCGCACCCGGACGCATGGCGCCCCGTGACCTGCGACGCGCAGATTGCCGCGCGCCTGCCGGGCGTCGGTGTGTCGGTCGCAGACCTGCACGCCGTCGCCTGA
- a CDS encoding outer membrane protein assembly factor BamD: protein MSGSLIGTGARARFGVVLALALLAGCGSTISKTPGALDAYSAEEIYKKGEIEVETGDPADAAYYFGEIERLYPYSEWAQRALIMQAYSYHKDRDYPNSRAAAQRYLDFYPAESDAAYAQYLLALSYYDQIDDVGRDQGLTFQALQALRAVIEQYPDSEYASASILKFDLAFDHLAGKEMEVGRYYLKRKNYASAVNRFRVVVEQFQTTQQTPEALHRLVEAYLSLGLTDEAQTAGAILGANFPSTVWYQDSYALLTGQGLTMEARGDSWLTSIYRQVVRGEWL, encoded by the coding sequence ATGTCAGGCAGCTTGATCGGCACGGGTGCGCGGGCACGGTTTGGTGTTGTCCTCGCCCTTGCGCTGCTGGCCGGGTGCGGCAGCACGATCAGCAAGACGCCGGGCGCGCTGGACGCCTACAGCGCTGAAGAGATCTATAAAAAGGGCGAGATCGAGGTCGAGACCGGCGATCCCGCCGATGCTGCCTACTACTTTGGCGAGATCGAGCGGCTGTATCCCTATTCCGAATGGGCGCAGCGGGCGCTGATCATGCAGGCCTACAGCTATCACAAGGACCGAGATTATCCCAACAGCCGGGCTGCGGCACAGCGTTACCTCGACTTCTATCCGGCCGAAAGCGATGCGGCTTATGCCCAGTACCTGCTGGCGCTGTCCTATTACGACCAGATCGACGACGTGGGCCGGGATCAGGGTCTGACCTTTCAGGCGCTGCAGGCGCTGCGCGCGGTGATCGAGCAATATCCCGACAGCGAATACGCCAGCGCGTCGATCCTGAAGTTCGATCTGGCCTTCGATCACCTTGCCGGCAAGGAGATGGAGGTCGGGCGCTACTACCTCAAGCGCAAGAACTATGCCTCTGCGGTGAACCGGTTCCGGGTCGTCGTCGAACAGTTCCAGACCACCCAGCAGACGCCCGAGGCGCTGCACCGTCTGGTCGAGGCCTACCTGTCGCTGGGCCTGACGGACGAGGCGCAGACCGCCGGTGCGATCCTTGGCGCGAACTTCCCGTCGACCGTCTGGTATCAGGACAGTTATGCGCTGCTGACCGGGCAGGGCCTGACGATGGAAGCGCGCGGCGACAGCTGGCTGACGTCGATCTACCGTCAGGTCGTGCGCGGCGAATGGTTGTAA
- the recN gene encoding DNA repair protein RecN has product MLRALEIHDMLIIDRLALAFQPGLNVLTGETGAGKSILLDSLGFVLGWRGRAELVRQGADQGEVTAEFDLPADHAARAVLEEAGLPVGDTLLLRRVNTREGRKTAWVNDRRVSGEILRALSDTLVELHGQHDDRGLLNPRGHRDMLDTYAGLGPQIDAVRSLWTALGRARKALYAAEARVAEVRQEEDYLRHATAELDALDPQAGEEAALDSARRTMQAAERIRSDVARAGEALGVQGAEGQLSDATRWLGGAADRAEGRLDAPLAAIERALLELDAAQRGVEDALDALTFNPLELEQTEERLFALRGLARKHNVAADELGPFADDLRARLALLDNSEKGLADLQRAEAAALTAFEAAADALSAARSAAATRLDAAMAAELAPLKMERAVFATEVTAGPAGPEGRDDVSFTVATNPGAPPGPLNKIASGGELSRFLLALKVCLSQAGAGGITMIFDEIDRGVGGATADAVGRRLAALAQGGQVLVVTHSPQVAALGGHHWRVEKRQTADDTTSTVVPLDPAARIDEIARMLSGDQITDAARAAARALMPAP; this is encoded by the coding sequence ATGCTGCGCGCTCTCGAGATTCATGACATGCTGATCATCGACCGGCTGGCGCTTGCGTTCCAGCCGGGGCTGAACGTGCTGACCGGAGAGACCGGGGCGGGCAAGTCGATCCTGCTGGACTCGCTCGGGTTCGTTCTGGGCTGGCGGGGCCGGGCCGAACTGGTGCGGCAGGGCGCCGATCAGGGCGAGGTGACGGCAGAGTTCGACCTGCCCGCAGACCACGCCGCCCGCGCGGTGCTGGAGGAAGCGGGGCTGCCGGTGGGCGACACGCTGCTGCTGCGCCGGGTCAACACGCGCGAGGGGCGCAAGACGGCCTGGGTCAACGACCGCCGCGTCAGCGGAGAGATCCTGCGCGCCCTGTCGGACACGCTGGTCGAACTGCACGGCCAGCACGACGATCGCGGCCTGCTGAACCCGCGCGGCCACCGCGACATGCTGGACACCTACGCCGGTCTCGGTCCGCAGATCGACGCGGTGCGTAGCCTCTGGACAGCACTCGGTCGCGCCCGCAAGGCGCTTTACGCGGCCGAAGCGCGGGTGGCCGAGGTGCGGCAGGAAGAGGACTATCTGCGCCACGCGACCGCTGAACTCGACGCGCTGGACCCGCAGGCGGGGGAAGAGGCTGCGCTGGACTCCGCCCGCCGGACCATGCAGGCGGCAGAGCGGATCCGCTCTGACGTGGCTCGCGCCGGAGAGGCGCTGGGCGTGCAGGGGGCAGAGGGGCAGCTGTCCGATGCGACCCGCTGGCTGGGCGGCGCCGCCGACCGGGCCGAAGGACGCCTTGACGCGCCGCTGGCCGCGATCGAGCGGGCGCTGCTGGAACTCGACGCTGCCCAGCGCGGGGTCGAGGATGCGCTGGACGCGCTGACCTTCAACCCGCTGGAACTGGAACAGACCGAGGAGCGCCTGTTCGCCCTGCGCGGTCTGGCGCGCAAGCACAACGTGGCCGCCGACGAGCTTGGGCCCTTCGCGGACGACCTGCGCGCGCGGCTTGCCCTGCTCGATAATTCCGAAAAGGGTCTGGCGGACCTGCAACGCGCCGAAGCCGCCGCATTGACCGCCTTCGAGGCCGCAGCGGACGCCCTGTCAGCCGCCCGCAGCGCCGCTGCCACCCGCCTCGATGCGGCGATGGCAGCGGAACTCGCGCCGCTGAAAATGGAACGCGCGGTCTTTGCCACCGAGGTGACCGCCGGCCCCGCCGGGCCGGAGGGGCGCGACGACGTGTCCTTTACCGTCGCGACCAACCCGGGCGCACCGCCCGGGCCGCTGAACAAGATCGCCTCTGGCGGCGAGCTGTCGCGCTTTTTGCTGGCGCTGAAGGTCTGCCTGTCACAGGCGGGTGCCGGCGGCATCACGATGATCTTCGACGAGATCGACCGGGGCGTGGGCGGCGCGACCGCCGATGCGGTGGGCCGCAGGCTCGCGGCCCTGGCGCAAGGCGGTCAGGTGCTTGTCGTCACCCATTCGCCACAGGTCGCGGCCTTGGGCGGCCACCATTGGCGCGTGGAAAAGCGACAGACGGCAGACGACACGACCTCCACCGTGGTCCCGCTCGATCCTGCCGCCCGCATCGACGAGATCGCGCGGATGCTGTCCGGCGACCAGATCACCGACGCCGCTCGCGCCGCCGCCCGTGCCCTGATGCCGGCGCCCTGA
- a CDS encoding FAD-binding oxidoreductase — MTIQTAIAALATLLGDGLTRSKSDLDLHGRSESHFADCPPDAVVYPVDTAQVAAIVRTCAAHACPITAWGTGTSLEGHALAIHGGVVLDLSRMNRLLAVNAADMDCVVQPGLTRVALNTALRDTGLFFPVDPGADASLGGMAATRASGTTAVRYGTMRDNVMALQVVLPDGRIIRTGSRARKSSAGYDLTGLFVGAEGTLGIITELTLRLRGQPQATAAAVCAFPTVDDAVAAVTETIQMGVAMARIELLDTASVAAVNAHSGMSFSLQPHLLLEFHGSDAGVAEDAATFGEIAASHGGTGFDRATRTEDRNRLWKMRHDAYYAILASKPGHRAIVTDVCVPLSRLAQAVAETQADIAASPITGPILGHVGDGNFHAILLIDPDSAADRTAAEDLSHRMALRALAFGGTCTGEHGVGMGKLGYMADEHGPGWDVMRQIKAALDPDGIMNPGKVVRG, encoded by the coding sequence ATGACCATTCAGACCGCCATCGCCGCCCTCGCCACCCTTCTAGGGGATGGGCTGACACGGTCCAAGTCCGATCTGGACCTGCATGGCCGGTCCGAAAGCCACTTTGCCGACTGCCCGCCCGATGCGGTGGTCTATCCTGTGGACACCGCACAGGTCGCAGCAATCGTGCGCACCTGCGCCGCCCACGCCTGCCCGATCACCGCATGGGGCACCGGGACGTCGCTGGAGGGGCACGCGCTGGCCATCCATGGCGGCGTGGTGCTGGACCTGTCGCGCATGAACCGGCTGCTAGCGGTGAACGCCGCCGACATGGACTGCGTCGTGCAGCCGGGGCTGACGCGGGTCGCGCTGAATACGGCGTTGCGCGACACAGGCCTGTTCTTTCCCGTCGATCCGGGGGCCGATGCATCGCTTGGCGGCATGGCCGCGACCCGCGCGTCGGGCACGACGGCGGTGCGCTACGGCACGATGCGCGACAACGTCATGGCGCTGCAGGTCGTGCTGCCCGACGGGCGGATCATCCGCACCGGATCGCGCGCGCGCAAGTCAAGCGCCGGGTATGACCTGACGGGGCTCTTCGTCGGGGCCGAGGGCACGCTCGGGATCATCACAGAACTGACCCTGCGCCTGCGCGGTCAGCCGCAGGCCACCGCGGCCGCCGTCTGCGCCTTTCCCACGGTCGATGACGCCGTCGCCGCCGTGACCGAGACGATCCAGATGGGCGTCGCCATGGCGCGGATCGAACTGCTCGACACCGCCTCCGTCGCCGCGGTGAACGCCCATTCCGGCATGAGCTTCAGCCTGCAACCGCATCTTCTGCTTGAATTTCACGGCTCTGACGCCGGTGTCGCCGAAGATGCTGCGACCTTCGGCGAGATCGCGGCAAGCCACGGCGGCACCGGGTTCGACCGCGCGACCCGCACCGAGGACCGCAACCGGTTGTGGAAGATGCGCCACGATGCCTATTACGCGATCCTCGCCAGCAAGCCGGGCCACCGCGCCATCGTAACGGACGTCTGCGTGCCCCTGTCGCGCCTGGCACAGGCGGTCGCGGAGACGCAGGCCGACATCGCCGCCAGCCCGATCACCGGGCCAATCCTTGGCCACGTCGGCGACGGCAATTTCCACGCGATCCTGCTGATCGACCCCGACAGTGCCGCAGACCGCACCGCGGCCGAGGATCTGTCGCACCGCATGGCCCTGCGCGCCCTGGCCTTTGGCGGCACCTGCACGGGAGAGCACGGCGTCGGCATGGGCAAACTGGGCTACATGGCCGATGAACACGGTCCGGGCTGGGACGTGATGCGGCAGATCAAGGCGGCGCTGGACCCCGACGGGATCATGAACCCGGGCAAGGTCGTGCGGGGCTGA